The following are encoded together in the Candidatus Lokiarchaeota archaeon genome:
- a CDS encoding calcium/sodium antiporter, protein MEMIVNVGLFIGGLALLVQGSDYLIQSATTLAKSFGISDLLIGLTIVAIGTSLPEVMASLAATAAGGADLAFANIVGSSITNITLVAGIAAIAAPLSTNHIVLDRDTKIMILAGGLLALMIFNPVAFGTIVIPEAAVLLLLLIAYLSFLYWGRTECDRCYQFSIFVDFFLRFKFLTSIREARRNPPGSSTDENNESKGETTKIPLRDVAIIAITAIAVSVGAQWVVTGAQYINSAWGIGEDVIGFTVISLMTSMPEITVSINSARHGFGRLLVGNLVGSNIVNIALGLGLVPLIFPVTFSIMSSGILLAAFLILSLIFYYVIRRDWRVTRAEGIGMVLLYIFIQVIFISISQGAFL, encoded by the coding sequence ATGGAGATGATAGTCAATGTTGGACTTTTCATAGGAGGACTTGCTCTGCTTGTCCAAGGATCTGATTATCTGATTCAGTCTGCAACCACCCTAGCAAAATCCTTTGGCATATCAGATTTACTCATTGGCCTGACCATAGTTGCGATTGGGACCTCACTCCCCGAAGTTATGGCCAGCTTAGCAGCCACCGCAGCTGGAGGAGCAGACCTTGCCTTTGCGAACATAGTTGGGTCGAGCATCACCAATATCACACTGGTAGCAGGAATAGCCGCCATAGCCGCACCCCTTTCAACCAATCACATTGTGCTTGACAGGGATACGAAGATCATGATTCTCGCTGGGGGACTTCTAGCCCTCATGATTTTCAATCCAGTTGCCTTTGGGACAATCGTGATTCCTGAGGCAGCAGTACTTCTTCTGTTGCTTATCGCCTATCTTTCATTCCTTTATTGGGGCAGAACCGAATGTGATCGATGTTACCAATTCAGCATCTTCGTTGATTTCTTCCTGAGATTCAAGTTCCTGACATCAATCAGAGAAGCCCGTAGAAATCCTCCGGGTAGTTCTACCGATGAAAATAATGAAAGCAAAGGAGAAACCACGAAAATCCCGCTTCGAGATGTTGCCATAATAGCCATAACGGCGATTGCTGTTTCAGTCGGAGCCCAGTGGGTTGTAACAGGAGCTCAATATATCAACTCTGCGTGGGGAATAGGAGAGGACGTCATTGGGTTCACCGTGATTTCTTTGATGACATCCATGCCAGAGATTACGGTCTCAATCAATAGTGCTAGGCATGGATTCGGTCGCCTTCTGGTTGGAAATCTTGTTGGCAGCAATATTGTGAATATCGCCCTCGGATTAGGACTGGTACCCCTCATTTTCCCGGTTACATTCTCAATTATGAGTTCTGGAATACTCCTGGCTGCATTTCTGATTCTTTCACTAATCTTCTATTACGTTATACGAAGAGACTGGAGAGTTACACGGGCCGAAGGAATTGGAATGGTACTGCTTTACATATTCATCCAAGTCATATTCATCTCGATATCACAAGGAGCATTTCTCTAG
- a CDS encoding redoxin domain-containing protein — protein sequence MSTGSKSEDHGPPQEGQIAPDFVLPSTSSEEAHLLEYEGQCLVLVFFPQTFTTFSTMQIRQILQFHIALQTLGAVVLGISVEPVEALRTFAEQEEIPFTLLSDFEREVAKAYGVFEEELNGFRHVAKPSVFVVNKKQRIMYRWVSEDLTELPDFDQILGVIQGFDKSADMC from the coding sequence ATGTCAACGGGAAGCAAGTCCGAAGATCACGGGCCACCCCAAGAAGGGCAGATAGCACCGGATTTTGTCCTGCCAAGCACCAGTTCTGAAGAAGCTCATCTCCTAGAGTATGAAGGACAATGTTTAGTCTTGGTTTTCTTCCCGCAGACGTTCACTACTTTTTCAACTATGCAAATCCGTCAGATTCTTCAGTTCCATATCGCTTTACAGACACTTGGTGCCGTTGTTCTTGGAATTAGTGTCGAGCCGGTTGAAGCTTTGCGCACATTTGCAGAGCAAGAAGAAATCCCGTTCACGCTTCTAAGTGATTTTGAGCGAGAAGTGGCAAAGGCCTACGGGGTGTTTGAAGAGGAGCTAAATGGATTCAGGCATGTAGCCAAACCAAGTGTGTTTGTTGTGAACAAGAAGCAGCGGATTATGTACCGCTGGGTGTCAGAGGATTTGACTGAGCTGCCGGATTTTGATCAAATCTTGGGTGTCATTCAGGGATTTGACAAGAGTGCTGATATGTGCTAG